The Daucus carota subsp. sativus chromosome 7, DH1 v3.0, whole genome shotgun sequence genome window below encodes:
- the LOC108193218 gene encoding tobamovirus multiplication protein 3, with protein MVRGILWPSVTTSYYDTLQDASNWWNHVNYSDAWQNRIYHLLAALYAFVAAIALVQLVRIQLRVPEYGWTTQKVFHFLNFLVNGVRAVVFVFRRDVQNFQPEIVRHMVLDVPSLAFFTTYALLVLFWAEIYYQARAVSTDGLRPSFLTINGVVYAIQIVLWLVIWWNPIPALVILSKMFFAGVSLFAALGFLLYGGRLFLMLQRFPVESKGRRKKLQEVGYVTTICFTCFLIRCIMMCFNAFDKAADLDVLYHPVLNFIYYLLVEILPSILVLFILRKLPPKRGITQYHPIR; from the exons ATGGTTCGGGGAATACTATGGCCGTCGGTGACGACGTCGTATTACGACACTTTACAGGACGCATCTAATTGGTGGAATCATGTTAACTATTCGGATGCTTGGCAGAACCGGATTTATCACCTTCTCGCCGCTCTCTACGCCTTCGTCGCCGCTATCGCTCTC GTACAATTGGTTCGGATACAATTAAGAGTACCTGAGTATGGATGGACTACTCAGAAGGTCTTtcattttctcaatttcttGGTAAATGGAG TTCGGGCGGTGGTTTTTGTGTTTCGGAGAGATGTTCAAAACTTTCAACCAGAG attGTACGGCATATGGTGCTTGATGTGCCAAGTCTTGCATTTTTCACAACTTATGCACTGTTGGTTTTATTTTGGGCAGAAATTTACTATCAG GCGCGTGCTGTATCCACTGATGGGCTCAGACCAAGTTTCTTGACAATAAATGGAGTGGTGTATGCCATTCAG ATTGTCCTGTGGTTAGTTATATGGTGGAATCCTATCCCGGCACTGGTTATCTTGTCAAAGATGTTCTTCGCAG GGGTTTCCTTGTTTGCAGCCTTGGGTTTTCTCCTTTACGGTGGAAG GCTCTTCCTGATGTTGCAAAGATTTCCTGTAGAATCAAAAGGTCGACGTAAGAAGCTACAGGAG GTTGGCTATGTTACTACAATATGCTTTACATGTTTCCTTATCAGATGCATTATG ATGTGCTTCAATGCATTTGATAAAGCGGCAGACCTTGATGTTCTGTATCACCCTGTTCTAAACTTCATATATTACTTG TTGGTGGAGATCCTGCCTTCCATTCTAGTCCTTTTCATTCTGAGAAAGTTGCCTCCAAAGAGAGGGATCACGCAGTATCACCCTATTCGCTAA